From a region of the Paenibacillus lutimineralis genome:
- a CDS encoding YeiH family protein, with product MGQNYIHLWRQNKKFGFAEGIIITLILAILAKFIAGFPFLSIMGQLVIAILLGIAWRAIFGVPSEAAPGINFSSKKLLRYGIILLGMRLNLLDIIHAGPKVLAIAVINIVFAIFVVYGLTKLFKVDQRLGILTACGTAICGAAAVVAIAPQIKANDDETAVGAATIAILGTVFTLAYTLLYPVLGLTAAGYGIFSGATLHEIAHVIAAAAPGGKEAVDLAVIVKLTRVALLVPVAIIIGIWAGRTERRNNPDAAKTSWRDIPIPWFILGFLLMSGVNTLGIIPAVVTDQLIIAAYLLIAMAMAALGLNVDIATFRRMGLKSFAAGFIGSVLLTGLGFGLVHWFGLA from the coding sequence ATGGGGCAGAATTATATTCATTTGTGGAGGCAAAATAAAAAATTCGGCTTCGCCGAAGGAATTATCATTACGCTAATACTGGCCATTCTCGCTAAATTTATAGCGGGTTTTCCGTTCTTAAGCATCATGGGTCAGCTTGTAATCGCCATATTGCTAGGTATCGCATGGCGGGCAATATTTGGTGTGCCGTCAGAAGCGGCGCCAGGGATTAACTTCTCAAGCAAGAAGCTGCTGCGCTACGGCATTATTCTACTCGGCATGAGGCTGAATCTGCTTGATATTATCCACGCCGGACCGAAGGTACTGGCGATTGCAGTAATTAATATTGTATTTGCCATATTTGTGGTGTATGGGCTGACCAAGTTATTCAAGGTTGATCAACGGCTTGGTATTCTGACCGCCTGCGGCACCGCTATTTGCGGAGCGGCTGCTGTAGTGGCCATCGCCCCGCAGATCAAAGCGAATGATGATGAGACAGCGGTTGGTGCTGCCACGATTGCTATTCTAGGTACTGTGTTCACCTTGGCTTATACGCTATTGTATCCCGTGTTAGGTTTGACAGCAGCAGGATATGGCATTTTCTCGGGAGCTACACTCCACGAAATCGCCCATGTTATCGCTGCGGCAGCACCAGGCGGCAAAGAAGCGGTTGATCTGGCCGTCATCGTCAAGCTGACACGTGTGGCTTTGCTTGTACCGGTCGCGATTATTATTGGCATTTGGGCGGGCAGAACCGAGCGCAGAAACAACCCAGATGCAGCAAAGACTAGCTGGCGCGATATTCCGATTCCATGGTTCATTCTCGGCTTCCTGCTGATGAGTGGCGTCAATACGTTGGGCATCATTCCTGCGGTAGTGACGGACCAACTGATCATTGCAGCTTACTTGCTGATTGCGATGGCTATGGCAGCGCTAGGCTTAAACGTCGATATTGCCACCTTCCGCAGAATGGGGCTCAAATCTTTTGCCGCCGGATTTATCGGTTCAGTTCTTCTGACAGGCCTCGGTTTCGGTCTGGTGCATTGGTTCGGACTAGCGTAA
- a CDS encoding diphthine--ammonia ligase gives MSEAINWKRGAVGRKFVASYSGGKDSTLALYKAMQTGQAIGLIMMLEEEGKRSRSHGMPPEVIQAQAESIGLPVLTAATSWEDYEHNFMQLLAEAKLQGAEVLVTGDLDVPVQDCWHDRVTRNAGLGLGMPLWEKNHREAVEEFINLGFATMLVTVNLELGMSEDDLGRILTQEYVDELVARGIDPCGEGGEFHTTVIDGPIFKHPLPIRKCEILRDGKYAFLPLELEWES, from the coding sequence ATGAGTGAGGCAATCAACTGGAAGCGTGGAGCTGTAGGCCGTAAATTTGTAGCATCCTATAGCGGCGGCAAGGACAGCACCTTGGCTTTATATAAAGCAATGCAGACAGGGCAAGCGATCGGACTTATTATGATGCTGGAGGAAGAAGGGAAACGCTCCAGGTCACATGGCATGCCTCCTGAAGTGATTCAAGCTCAAGCCGAATCTATAGGATTGCCGGTACTTACTGCAGCTACAAGCTGGGAAGACTACGAGCATAATTTCATGCAGCTATTGGCGGAAGCCAAGCTTCAAGGAGCCGAGGTGTTGGTAACCGGAGATCTGGATGTGCCTGTCCAAGACTGCTGGCATGATCGGGTGACGAGAAATGCCGGATTGGGGCTCGGCATGCCGTTATGGGAGAAGAATCACCGTGAGGCCGTAGAAGAATTCATCAATCTGGGCTTTGCTACGATGCTGGTTACTGTGAATTTGGAGCTAGGCATGAGCGAAGATGACCTGGGGCGTATTCTGACACAGGAGTATGTGGACGAATTGGTGGCCAGGGGCATTGACCCCTGCGGCGAAGGCGGCGAGTTTCATACTACGGTTATAGATGGCCCGATCTTCAAGCATCCGCTCCCCATTCGGAAATGCGAGATCTTGAGGGATGGCAAGTATGCCTTTTTGCCATTGGAGCTAGAGTGGGAGTCTTAA
- a CDS encoding SDR family oxidoreductase, producing the protein MSKIAITGVTGQLGEMTARHLLELNVSAGDIIAVVRNLEKAKPLADLGLQIRYGDYEDEASMLAAFENVDKLLFISSPSLDNTHRIAQHARVVEAARDAKVGHIAYTSLAFPEKSALGLENLHLATEYAIRTTGIPYTFLRNGFYMDILVNPSLHGVIKSGEFVSASAGAKVNYVTRNDLALAAAIVLTGSGHECQTYELAHPHPFTYDEFVQILSEVSGKPVKHADLSSEQAYERLVATGIPEAAAAFMTQAIYPAIAAGQFSFASEDLVKLIGNRFTSVKAALEQFLGK; encoded by the coding sequence ATGAGTAAAATCGCAATTACTGGTGTTACAGGACAGCTCGGAGAAATGACGGCCCGCCATTTGTTGGAGCTTAACGTGTCTGCTGGAGATATCATTGCTGTAGTTCGTAACCTGGAGAAAGCCAAACCGTTGGCTGATCTAGGCCTTCAGATTCGCTATGGAGATTATGAAGATGAAGCCTCCATGCTTGCGGCCTTTGAAAATGTGGATAAGCTGCTTTTCATCTCGAGTCCATCCCTGGATAACACGCATCGCATTGCCCAGCATGCTCGGGTCGTTGAAGCAGCGAGAGATGCAAAGGTAGGCCATATCGCTTATACCAGTCTTGCATTTCCAGAGAAGTCCGCGTTGGGACTGGAGAATCTTCATCTTGCGACAGAATATGCGATTAGAACGACGGGGATTCCTTATACTTTTCTGCGCAACGGATTTTACATGGATATTCTTGTAAATCCTAGCTTGCATGGAGTGATCAAATCCGGCGAGTTTGTATCTGCTTCAGCAGGAGCCAAAGTGAACTATGTGACCCGAAATGATCTAGCCTTGGCCGCGGCCATTGTATTGACCGGTTCAGGACATGAATGCCAAACTTATGAACTGGCGCATCCGCATCCTTTTACGTATGATGAGTTCGTGCAAATTCTGTCCGAGGTGTCTGGCAAACCAGTTAAGCATGCGGATCTAAGCTCTGAACAGGCCTATGAACGCCTGGTGGCAACCGGGATACCGGAAGCAGCGGCGGCGTTTATGACACAGGCTATTTATCCGGCTATTGCCGCGGGGCAATTCAGTTTCGCATCCGAGGATTTGGTCAAGCTGATCGGGAATCGGTTCACATCGGTGAAGGCAGCATTGGAGCAGTTTTTGGGAAAATAG
- a CDS encoding ribonucleotide-diphosphate reductase subunit beta — protein sequence MQLQEIFNTKAPNKSTRIINGECSGIVNWDDIRMPHMYKLYKVLLLNYWIADEIPMSKDAQQFPLLEPEEQRTFKINIGLLAVLDSMQTMFVGDVKRYLTDSSLEAIAAVIAQQEVVHNQSYSYVLSSLVSDQEQKEIFEYWKHDPVLLERNTFISEIYQNFRNEQTPQTFFEALVADLILEGIFFYSTFAFFYNLARDQKMMGTSQMISYIQRDENQHCYFFAEVFKQLLIDYPELNTPENMDYVNRTINRAVELETNWAHYTLKQVRGIDLNELSDYIKYIANKRLKLMGLDKAYDGVDVNCMPWIKPFSDEALNATKTDFFEAKSRNYGKVGDDNGFDDL from the coding sequence TTGCAATTACAGGAGATCTTTAACACTAAGGCTCCCAATAAATCAACCCGTATCATTAATGGCGAATGCTCCGGCATTGTGAACTGGGACGATATCCGTATGCCGCATATGTATAAGCTGTACAAAGTGCTGCTGCTTAACTACTGGATTGCCGATGAAATCCCGATGAGCAAGGATGCCCAGCAGTTCCCGCTGCTTGAGCCTGAGGAACAGCGCACCTTCAAGATCAACATCGGCCTCTTAGCCGTGCTTGATTCGATGCAGACGATGTTCGTTGGCGATGTGAAGCGCTATTTAACCGATTCCTCTCTGGAAGCGATCGCTGCGGTCATCGCCCAGCAGGAGGTTGTGCATAACCAATCCTATTCCTATGTACTATCCTCTCTCGTATCCGATCAGGAGCAGAAGGAGATTTTTGAATATTGGAAGCATGATCCGGTACTGCTTGAACGTAATACGTTCATCTCCGAGATCTACCAGAACTTCCGTAACGAACAGACACCTCAGACATTCTTTGAGGCGCTGGTAGCCGACTTGATTCTGGAAGGCATTTTCTTCTACAGTACCTTTGCCTTCTTCTATAACCTGGCTCGCGATCAGAAGATGATGGGGACCAGTCAGATGATCTCCTATATCCAACGTGATGAGAATCAGCACTGCTACTTCTTCGCCGAAGTGTTCAAGCAGTTGCTCATCGACTATCCGGAACTGAATACGCCGGAAAATATGGACTACGTCAATCGTACGATCAACCGTGCGGTTGAGCTGGAGACAAACTGGGCACATTATACGCTCAAGCAGGTACGAGGCATCGATCTGAACGAATTGTCCGATTACATCAAATACATCGCCAACAAACGCCTTAAGTTGATGGGACTGGACAAAGCGTACGACGGCGTTGACGTTAACTGCATGCCTTGGATCAAGCCGTTCTCCGACGAAGCGCTCAATGCAACGAAGACGGACTTCTTCGAAGCCAAATCCCGCAACTACGGCAAAGTCGGCGACGACAACGGATTCGATGATCTGTAA
- a CDS encoding ribonucleoside-diphosphate reductase subunit alpha, with protein sequence MPSFVTKPNNRQLAFDSERLGIYADRILEELNKIDKERLLRGVQSKLRRDVVTGEEISSAFTMSALELVTKEEPEWKFAAARALLTSLYKKAAVNRRYKSYPDQPYGSFYHLISDLCKSGIYREELLEYYTKEQIDELGEVIDPSCDLLFDYIGLLTLSERYLANDFEGRTMELPQERYMVIAMYLMHKEPTEKRMELVKEAYWAMSNIYMTAATPTMSNAGKKVAGQLSSCFIDTVDDSLEGIFDSNTDVARLSKMGGGIGVYLGKVRARGSDIRGHKNTSSGVIPWIRQLNNTAVSVDQLGTRKGAIAVYLDVFHKDILSFLDLKLNNGDERMRAHDIFHGICLPDLFMEAVEARGEWNLFCPHEVKKTMGWKDANGRPLGLEDFYDEEVGKGEFREKYQEAVDHPTLSRITMPAIDIMKRIMKSQLETGTPYMFYRDTVNRANPNRNHGMVYSSNLCTEIMQNQSPTVVEQEELVTKDGQTRIVISKIPGDFVVCNLNSIHLARAVPAGVLDRLVPIQTRMLDNVIDINNIEVLQAQYTNSQYRAIGLGTFGLHHLLALEGIRWESEEAVQYNDALYEKINFLLIRSSMELAIEKGRYPKFTGSDWDTGHYFTSRGYVDGSREGKFVTTEQWKELMGQVHENGVRNAWMFAIAPNGSTSIIAGSTASIDPLYELLSYEEKTTYKVANPAPDLSEKTIWYYKTAFMIDQHWSINMASARQRHIDQAQSFNLYVRPDIKATEFLDLHLHAWKAGIKTTYYVRSRALTIEECESCAS encoded by the coding sequence ATGCCATCATTCGTAACCAAACCTAATAACCGCCAGTTGGCGTTCGACAGCGAACGCCTGGGCATCTACGCCGACCGTATTCTGGAGGAATTGAACAAAATCGATAAGGAGCGCCTGCTGCGCGGTGTGCAATCTAAATTAAGACGCGATGTCGTTACTGGAGAAGAGATTAGCAGCGCGTTCACGATGTCTGCGCTTGAGCTCGTGACCAAGGAAGAGCCGGAGTGGAAATTTGCCGCTGCCCGCGCCCTGCTGACATCCCTATATAAGAAGGCCGCCGTGAACCGCCGCTATAAATCTTATCCGGATCAGCCCTACGGTTCGTTCTATCATCTGATCTCCGACCTATGCAAGAGCGGTATCTATCGTGAAGAATTGCTAGAGTATTATACGAAGGAACAAATTGATGAGCTTGGAGAGGTGATTGACCCATCCTGCGATTTACTGTTCGATTATATCGGGCTGCTTACGCTATCCGAGCGTTATCTGGCTAATGACTTTGAAGGCCGGACCATGGAGCTGCCACAAGAACGCTACATGGTAATTGCGATGTACTTGATGCATAAAGAACCCACAGAGAAACGGATGGAACTCGTCAAAGAAGCCTACTGGGCAATGAGCAATATTTACATGACTGCGGCAACGCCAACGATGTCCAACGCCGGCAAGAAGGTAGCCGGACAGCTCTCCAGCTGCTTCATCGATACGGTTGACGATTCCCTCGAAGGGATCTTCGACTCCAATACCGATGTAGCTCGCCTCAGCAAAATGGGCGGCGGAATCGGTGTCTACCTCGGCAAAGTCCGGGCTCGTGGATCAGATATCCGTGGCCATAAGAATACGAGCTCTGGCGTCATCCCTTGGATTCGTCAGCTTAACAACACCGCGGTCAGCGTAGATCAGCTTGGTACACGCAAAGGAGCAATCGCCGTCTACCTTGACGTATTCCATAAAGATATCCTCTCCTTCCTCGACCTGAAACTCAACAACGGGGATGAGCGGATGCGTGCGCATGATATTTTCCATGGCATATGTCTGCCTGACTTATTCATGGAGGCCGTCGAAGCACGGGGTGAGTGGAACCTGTTCTGCCCACATGAAGTGAAGAAGACGATGGGTTGGAAGGACGCAAACGGACGTCCACTTGGCTTGGAAGATTTCTATGATGAGGAAGTTGGCAAGGGCGAATTCCGCGAGAAATATCAAGAGGCTGTGGATCACCCTACCCTGTCCCGTATCACAATGCCGGCCATCGACATTATGAAGCGGATTATGAAGTCGCAGCTTGAGACAGGAACGCCTTACATGTTCTATCGCGATACCGTCAACCGTGCGAACCCGAACCGTAACCACGGTATGGTCTATTCCTCCAACCTATGTACGGAAATTATGCAAAATCAATCGCCAACAGTGGTTGAGCAGGAGGAGCTCGTGACCAAAGATGGACAGACCCGGATCGTGATCTCCAAAATCCCTGGCGATTTCGTCGTCTGCAACCTGAACTCGATCCACCTGGCACGTGCTGTACCTGCCGGAGTCCTGGATCGTCTCGTACCGATTCAGACGCGCATGCTGGACAACGTAATTGACATTAACAATATCGAGGTGCTTCAAGCACAATATACCAACAGCCAATACCGCGCTATCGGGCTTGGTACCTTCGGGCTGCACCACCTGCTCGCACTTGAGGGCATTCGCTGGGAATCCGAGGAGGCTGTACAATATAACGACGCTCTATACGAGAAGATCAACTTCCTGCTGATCAGATCAAGTATGGAACTGGCTATTGAAAAAGGCCGCTATCCGAAGTTCACAGGCTCGGACTGGGATACCGGACATTACTTCACTTCCCGTGGCTATGTCGACGGTTCGCGTGAAGGCAAATTCGTAACAACAGAGCAATGGAAAGAGCTGATGGGGCAAGTCCATGAGAACGGCGTACGCAACGCCTGGATGTTCGCCATCGCGCCGAACGGATCGACCTCGATCATCGCCGGCTCTACCGCCAGCATCGATCCGCTCTATGAACTTCTCTCCTATGAAGAGAAGACAACTTATAAAGTCGCGAACCCTGCTCCGGACCTATCCGAGAAGACGATCTGGTACTACAAGACGGCGTTCATGATCGATCAGCACTGGTCCATCAATATGGCCAGCGCCCGTCAACGCCATATCGACCAGGCGCAAAGCTTCAACCTGTATGTACGCCCGGACATCAAAGCAACCGAATTCCTGGATCTGCATCTGCATGCCTGGAAGGCTGGCATCAAGACGACTTATTATGTCCGCAGCCGTGCATTAACGATTGAAGAGTGCGAATCCTGCGCATCATAA
- the nrdG gene encoding anaerobic ribonucleoside-triphosphate reductase activating protein, with the protein MNICGYYPESINEGEGLRASIFISGCRHRCPGCFSPATWNFKYGELFTEERQAEIILDIKNNPLLSGVSILGGDPFFSAEEVNDFIDLLRQEAGPVPIWIYTGYTFEELLAMPGTPEFGLLERCDVLVDGRFIKNLRDPSLLYRGSSNQRIIRISESLAAQKVIDWEPLYSF; encoded by the coding sequence ATGAACATTTGCGGTTACTACCCGGAATCTATAAATGAAGGCGAAGGCCTGCGCGCCTCTATCTTCATCAGCGGATGCCGCCATCGTTGTCCGGGCTGTTTCAGTCCGGCAACGTGGAACTTCAAATATGGAGAGCTATTTACAGAAGAACGGCAGGCAGAGATTATCTTGGATATTAAGAATAACCCTCTATTAAGCGGGGTCTCTATTCTTGGCGGCGATCCATTTTTCTCTGCCGAAGAGGTCAACGATTTCATTGATCTACTGCGCCAGGAAGCTGGTCCGGTTCCGATCTGGATATATACTGGATATACATTTGAAGAACTGTTGGCCATGCCGGGGACACCGGAATTTGGCCTGCTGGAACGCTGCGATGTTCTTGTCGATGGGAGATTTATAAAAAATTTAAGAGACCCCTCCCTGCTCTATCGAGGCAGCTCTAACCAGCGAATTATAAGGATTTCAGAGAGCTTGGCAGCCCAAAAAGTTATAGATTGGGAACCCTTGTACTCTTTCTAG
- a CDS encoding anaerobic ribonucleoside triphosphate reductase: MALLNRIYTDQEQMLDEVIHLGEEIVASSNLDALRENANLNGESFSGKMSKFGSEYAKWYANHFVMPNHLVQAIQDNIVYVHDLDQYAIGTTNCIFIPFDKLLAGGFNTGNGSVRPPNSIMTAMALVAIIFQSQQNAQYGGVSANKLDYDLAPYVSKSFVKYFRKGLDYFEEGDEAADLGEISMGRSDLQEQYPRTFKYASKETESETLQAAESLIHNLNTMSSRAGGQIPFTSINYGTCTSPEGQLVIQSLLKATMRGLGSGETPVFPIQIFKCKQGVNQEKEDPNYHLFLMAAECSAKRLYPNFANLDAPLNLQYYDPANPDTEFATMGCRTRVLSDRFGRNHLSGKGNLSFNTINLVKLGLEHGIALGRRREADERGFYRELKHYMDIATDGLLHRFEIQSRQKAKASDFMMREGVWEGGEHLSPDDQVGDLLKHGSLSIGFIGLAECMKALYGKHHGEDEEVYRKAYDLISYMRKYCDEQSKRHNLNITLFATPAEGLSGKFTKRDRAVYGKVSEIVDREYYTNSFHIPVYYTISAAKKIELEAPFHDLCNAGAISYIELDGNARNNPAAFINIVKFALSKQVSYFSINHPIDRCTSCGYEGIIGATCPSCGQHENDVHIRRLRRVTGYLTGDYQTRFNAAKQAEVRDRVKHGI; encoded by the coding sequence ATGGCTTTATTAAATCGAATTTATACGGATCAGGAGCAAATGCTGGATGAGGTGATTCATTTAGGGGAAGAAATCGTTGCCAGCTCCAACCTTGATGCACTGCGCGAGAATGCAAACCTGAACGGCGAGAGCTTCTCCGGCAAAATGAGCAAATTTGGCAGTGAGTATGCCAAATGGTATGCGAATCACTTTGTGATGCCTAACCATCTGGTACAAGCTATTCAGGACAATATCGTCTATGTACATGACCTGGATCAATATGCCATCGGCACGACGAACTGCATCTTCATCCCATTTGATAAACTGCTCGCCGGGGGCTTCAACACCGGCAATGGCAGCGTCCGTCCACCTAATTCGATCATGACAGCTATGGCGCTGGTGGCGATCATTTTCCAATCCCAGCAAAATGCCCAATACGGCGGCGTCTCAGCCAATAAGCTGGATTACGATCTGGCCCCTTATGTAAGTAAATCGTTCGTGAAGTACTTCCGCAAAGGGCTTGATTACTTCGAAGAAGGAGACGAAGCGGCGGACTTGGGTGAGATCTCCATGGGTCGTAGCGACCTTCAGGAGCAATATCCAAGAACTTTCAAATATGCCTCCAAAGAGACCGAATCAGAAACTTTACAGGCTGCTGAGAGCCTGATTCATAACTTGAATACGATGTCGAGCCGGGCCGGCGGGCAAATCCCGTTCACCAGCATCAACTATGGCACTTGCACATCTCCAGAGGGACAATTGGTCATCCAATCCCTACTGAAGGCGACGATGCGCGGTCTGGGCAGCGGTGAGACACCGGTCTTCCCGATCCAAATCTTCAAATGTAAGCAAGGTGTCAACCAAGAGAAGGAAGATCCGAACTACCATCTATTCCTGATGGCTGCGGAGTGCTCAGCCAAACGACTGTATCCAAACTTCGCTAACCTGGATGCGCCTCTGAACCTGCAATACTATGATCCGGCCAATCCGGATACAGAATTCGCAACCATGGGATGTCGTACTCGCGTATTAAGCGATCGCTTCGGACGCAACCATCTGTCCGGTAAAGGGAATCTGTCCTTTAACACGATTAACCTCGTCAAGCTCGGACTGGAGCATGGTATCGCGCTAGGACGGCGTAGAGAAGCCGATGAGCGCGGCTTCTACCGCGAGCTGAAGCATTATATGGACATCGCGACTGACGGCTTACTGCATCGCTTCGAGATTCAGTCCCGCCAGAAGGCCAAAGCTTCCGACTTCATGATGCGCGAAGGCGTCTGGGAAGGTGGCGAACATCTCTCCCCTGACGATCAGGTTGGGGACCTGCTCAAGCACGGCAGCCTGTCTATCGGATTCATCGGGCTGGCGGAATGCATGAAAGCACTGTACGGCAAGCACCATGGCGAAGATGAGGAAGTATATCGCAAGGCTTATGACCTGATCTCTTATATGCGTAAATATTGCGACGAGCAGAGTAAGCGCCACAATCTAAATATTACTCTGTTCGCAACCCCTGCCGAAGGGCTGTCTGGCAAATTCACCAAGCGTGACCGTGCTGTATACGGCAAGGTGTCTGAAATCGTAGACCGTGAATACTATACAAATTCATTCCATATTCCGGTGTACTATACCATAAGTGCAGCGAAGAAGATTGAGCTTGAAGCACCGTTCCATGATCTTTGCAACGCGGGCGCTATCTCTTATATCGAGCTAGATGGGAATGCCCGCAACAATCCGGCTGCATTCATCAACATTGTAAAATTTGCGCTGTCCAAGCAAGTTAGCTATTTCAGCATTAACCATCCGATTGACCGCTGCACGTCCTGCGGCTATGAAGGGATTATCGGAGCTACCTGCCCATCCTGCGGCCAGCATGAGAATGATGTGCATATCCGTCGCCTGCGCAGGGTTACGGGCTACTTAACAGGAGACTATCAGACACGCTTCAACGCCGCTAAGCAGGCAGAGGTCCGCGATCGGGTGAAGCACGGGATATGA
- a CDS encoding MTH1187 family thiamine-binding protein, whose amino-acid sequence MAIVEVTVIPVGTGSTSLSSYVAELQRVLEKQAGITYTLTSMSTIIEGQLDDIFTAIRAIHEAPFQSGAMRVSTSIKIDDRRDKESSSEQKLRSVREKL is encoded by the coding sequence ATGGCAATTGTAGAAGTGACGGTCATTCCGGTAGGAACGGGGAGCACAAGTCTTAGCTCTTATGTAGCCGAGTTGCAGCGAGTGTTGGAGAAGCAGGCAGGTATTACATATACGCTGACATCCATGAGCACGATTATAGAGGGCCAGCTTGACGATATATTCACGGCAATTCGGGCCATTCATGAAGCGCCATTCCAATCTGGGGCTATGCGGGTATCGACCTCGATCAAGATCGATGATCGCCGCGATAAAGAGAGCTCCTCCGAGCAGAAGCTGCGTTCCGTTCGTGAGAAGCTTTAG
- a CDS encoding FAD:protein FMN transferase has protein sequence MNMKKAAILLVTMSLAGSLLAGCGNSGNSSAPGSSSETQDKTVEPMKETYFIFDTVVNIKIYDNRATKKNLDEIGVLLKQIDYQISRNNENSEIYKVNANAGIAPVQVSKETYDLVAYAVDYAKRSEGLLDPTIGRLVGLWNIGHEGAHVPAPEDIAAMQKLCDYHKLELNEAKHELYLTEKGMDIDLGSYGKGYAADRVYDYLADQGFHSAIIDLGGNIFAMGQKPGGKDWSIGIQDPDQERGKPIGTVPVNDKTVVTAGIYERYFIEDGKMYPHILDPKTGYPVDNNISSVTIITDRSTDADTMDTALVLMGVEKGLKFAESIPNTEVLFITKDKKLYASPGFKKLLNKTNDSYTYAN, from the coding sequence ATGAATATGAAGAAAGCCGCTATTTTACTGGTAACGATGTCTCTCGCCGGTTCCCTGCTAGCTGGCTGTGGAAATTCGGGAAATAGCTCAGCTCCCGGTTCCAGCAGCGAGACACAAGATAAAACCGTTGAACCTATGAAGGAAACCTATTTTATCTTTGATACAGTAGTAAATATCAAGATTTATGATAATCGGGCTACCAAGAAAAATCTCGATGAAATCGGTGTACTGCTGAAACAGATCGATTATCAGATCAGCAGAAATAACGAGAACAGCGAAATATACAAGGTTAACGCGAATGCTGGTATTGCTCCAGTCCAAGTGTCCAAGGAAACTTACGATCTTGTCGCCTATGCTGTCGATTATGCCAAGCGTTCGGAAGGATTGCTGGACCCAACGATCGGCAGGCTTGTCGGCCTGTGGAATATCGGCCATGAAGGCGCCCATGTCCCTGCTCCCGAAGATATCGCTGCCATGCAGAAGCTGTGCGACTACCATAAGCTGGAGCTGAATGAAGCCAAGCATGAGCTGTACCTGACGGAAAAAGGTATGGACATCGACCTCGGTTCCTATGGTAAAGGCTATGCCGCTGACCGCGTTTACGACTATTTGGCGGATCAAGGCTTCCATAGTGCGATTATCGACCTAGGCGGCAACATTTTTGCCATGGGGCAGAAGCCTGGCGGCAAAGATTGGAGTATCGGCATCCAGGATCCCGATCAGGAGCGCGGTAAACCAATTGGCACCGTTCCTGTGAATGATAAGACTGTCGTTACCGCAGGGATATACGAGCGTTATTTCATCGAAGACGGCAAAATGTATCCGCATATCCTTGATCCCAAGACAGGCTACCCTGTCGATAATAACATCAGCAGCGTTACGATCATTACCGACCGCTCGACCGATGCTGACACGATGGACACTGCGCTTGTTCTCATGGGCGTAGAAAAAGGACTGAAGTTTGCCGAGAGCATTCCCAACACTGAGGTTCTGTTCATTACCAAAGACAAGAAGCTGTATGCTTCACCCGGATTTAAAAAGCTATTGAACAAGACAAATGATAGCTACACGTACGCTAACTAA
- a CDS encoding NusG domain II-containing protein → MKRGDLLLIGLVVIIALAFIIPRWFDRDASEKNHNELRTAKITVDGKLFKEVTLTQEEQTIEVENEHGLNILKVHDYGIEMFDADCPDKVCLSFGFVDRTGGTIICLPHKLMVEIEGPSEEDGIDATVK, encoded by the coding sequence ATGAAACGCGGAGATCTTCTGCTGATCGGATTAGTTGTAATTATTGCATTGGCCTTTATTATTCCACGATGGTTCGATCGAGATGCAAGTGAAAAAAATCACAACGAACTTCGGACTGCTAAAATTACGGTGGATGGGAAATTATTTAAAGAGGTAACTCTTACTCAAGAAGAGCAGACCATTGAAGTGGAAAATGAACATGGGCTTAATATTCTGAAAGTTCATGATTACGGTATTGAAATGTTTGATGCGGATTGCCCTGATAAAGTATGTCTTTCCTTCGGATTTGTGGATCGGACGGGAGGTACGATTATCTGTCTTCCGCATAAACTGATGGTCGAGATCGAAGGCCCATCAGAGGAGGATGGTATCGATGCAACGGTTAAATGA